One Capsicum annuum cultivar UCD-10X-F1 chromosome 2, UCD10Xv1.1, whole genome shotgun sequence genomic window carries:
- the LOC107858482 gene encoding actin cytoskeleton-regulatory complex protein PAN1 isoform X1: MAAQSQNMDQFEAYFRRADLDQDGRISGAEAVAFLNDSNLPQPVLAQIWTYADQSRTGFLSRQEFYNALKLVTVAQKRELTPEIVKAALFTPASAKIPAPQINLVAIPGPQPTYKVSSVVPLVSGATSTEAQTFGVRSQQGLPAQQSYMRPPTPSNPEPGFQSQPNVSGQGTLVGSTITASCPPSSTDFLPGQNGVSQTGARVQAHNASISSRSEDAFGHAVLTPSAQQTHQATMPSNPSPGFQSQPNISGQGTLVGSTITASHPPSSTDLLAGQNGVSQAGASIQAPNASISSRSQDAFGHAVLTPSAQQTQQATTSSVQPDLSKSNDATLSHGNMPDAKVPKSVSVTGNEFPSDSLFGDVFSVALVQPKQSSAPTISSSSNLAVSSATDRASAGSIPPVKANSVNSQTTLPQQPVHQHQHAHFNVRPNQQVSVQSSAANPSAARNSLPGQSQLPWPRITQSDYQKYSKVFMAVDTDRDGKITGAEARSLFLSWKLPREVLKQVWDLSDQDNDSMLSLREFCIALYLMERHREGCSLPSVLPANLIFGESLLHASGEPAGSHGATSWRDTPGFQQTQGQSGARQAAFGVPRRPPRPVPIPQPEEAVQPSKQKPTVPVLEKHLIDQLSTEEQDSLNTKFQEATDAEKKVMELEKEILDAKEKTQFYHAKMQEIILYKSRCDNRLNEISARTSADKKEVELLSKKYEEKYKQTGDVASKLTIEESTFRDIQEKKMDLYRTIVKIDQDGKTDAIQDCANQIQADLEGLVKILNERCKTYGLRAKPTTLLELPFGWQPGIQEGAADWDGEWDKFDNEEFTFVKELTLEVQNVIAPPKPKSSLVREKASSLNDHAAGKSSADASTDAKSDKLPSPVRDRAMSDGETAHTARSSTKNPTRSNAVESPSKEFEESINRKETTFDGSPRAAQSEQWGAESAFSGDKSFDESGWGTFDTDHDANAVWDISSAAKDSRDEKHKETSLFDDDDWDLRPIKTGSTNSSNSLPKQAPFFDSVPSTPSYNTGFSYSENQFPKQSPFFDSVPSTPSYNSGFPQGDNLFSRQSPFFDSVPSTPAYNAGGSPVADNMFQKKSPFAFADSVPSTPMSEEHLNSFSRYDSFNMHDGGLFGSREFSRFDSMRSTRDSEYDSGSFQQRDSFARFDSFRSTADSDYNFGAFPARESLSRFDSIRSTKGTDYGHGFPSFDDTGPFGSHEPFNTSAESQTPKRDSDNWKAF; this comes from the exons ATGGCTGCACAGAGTCAGAATATGGATCAATTCGAGGCCTATTTTCGACGTGCTGATTTGGATCAGGATGGTCGGATCAGTGGCGCCGAGGCCGTTGCCTTTCTCAATGACTCTAATTTGCCCCAACCAGTCCTCGCTCAG ATATGGACATATGCTGACCAAAGTCGTACCGGCTTCCTTAGTCGCCAAGAATTTTATAATGCTCTCAAGCTTGTTACGGTGGCACAAAAACGAGAGTTGACTCCAGAAATAGTGAAGGCTGCGCTATTCACGCCAGCTTCAGCCAAAATTCCTGCTCCCCAAATAAACCTTGTAGCCATACCAGGTCCTCAACCAACTTATAAGGTTAGTTCCGTAGTTCCTCTAGTTAGTGGTGCTACTTCAACAGAAGCTCAAACTTTTGGCGTTAGGAGTCAACAAGGCTTACCAGCTCAGCAAAGTTACATGAGGCCTCCTACGCCCTCAAATCCTGAGCCTGGTTTCCAATCTCAACCAAATGTTTCTGGTCAAGGAACGCTAGTTGGAAGTACAATTACAGCTTCTTGCCCTCCCAGTTCCACTGATTTTCTTCCTGGTCAGAATGGTGTCTCACAAACAGGTGCCAGAGTCCAAGCTCATAATGCAAGTATCAGTTCTAGAAGCGAGGATGCATTTGGTcatgcggtattgacaccttctGCACAACAAACCCACCAAGCAACCATGCCCTCAAATCCTAGCCCTGGTTTCCAATCTCAACCAAATATTTCTGGTCAAGGAACACTAGTTGGAAGTACAATTACAGCTTCTCACCCTCCCAGTTCCACTGATTTACTTGCTGGTCAGAATGGGGTCTCACAAGCAGGTGCCAGTATTCAAGCTCCTAATGCAAGTATCAGTTCTAGAAGTCAGGATGCATTTGGTCATGCTGTATTGACACCTTCTGCACAACAAACCCAACAAGCAACCACGTCATCAGTGCAACCAGATCTATCAAAATCAAATGATGCAACTTTGTCGCATGGTAACATGCCTGATGCCAAGGTTCCTAAATCTGTTTCAGTCACAGGAAATGAATTTCCATCAGATTCACTCTTTGGAGATGTCTTTTCAGTTGCATTAGTTCAACCAAAGCAAAGCTCAGCACCAACTATATCTTCATCTAGCAACTTAGCAGTTTCATCAGCCACAGATCGAGCATCTGCAGGCTCCATACCTCCTGTAAAGGCTAACTCAGTTAATTCACAAACTACACTTCCTCAGCAGCCTGTACACCAGCATCAGCATGCTCATTTTAATGTGAGACCGAACCAACAGGTCTCAGTGCAGAGTTCTGCTGCAAATCCTAGTGCAGCTAGAAATTCTCTGCCTGGCCAGTCTCAGCTTCCGTGGCCAAGGATTACGCAATCGGACTATCAGAAGTACAGCAAAGTATTTATGGCAGTGGACACAGACAGGGATGGAAAAATTACTGGGGCAGAGGCACGGAGCTTGTTTTTAAGTTGGAAGCTGCCCCGAG AGGTCTTAAAACAGGTGTGGGATTTATCAGATCAAGATAATGACAGCATGCTTTCTTTGAGAGAATTCTGCATTGCACTTTACCTGATGGAACGACACAGGGAAGGCTGCTCTCTTCCTTCAGTTCTTCCAGCTAATCTTATCTTTGGCGAGTCACTATTGCATGCTTCGGGTGAGCCTGCAGGATCACATGGTGCGACATCTTGGAGAGACACACCAg GTTTCCAGCAAACACAAGGGCAAAGTGGTGCACGACAAGCAGCTTTTGGTGTTCCAAGGAGGCCTCCACGTCCAGTGCCCATTCCCCAGCCTGAAGAAGCTGTACAGCCTAGTAAACAGAAGCCTACAGTTCCAGTATTGGAGAAGCATCTGATTGACCAACTTAGCACAGAGGAGCAGGATTCCTTGAACACAAAGTTCCAGGAAGCAACTGATGCAGAGAAGAAG GTCATGGAGCTAGAGAAGGAAATTTTAGATGCCAAAGAAAAAACTCAGTTCTACCATGCAAAGATGCAAGAAATA ATTCTATACAAAAGCCGATGTGATAATAGACTAAATGAGATCAGCGCAAGAACTTCTGCTgacaaaaaagag GTCGAATTACTGTCTAAAAAATATGAAGAGAAATACAAGCAAACTGGAGATGTTGCTTCTAAACTGACAATTGAGGAGTCCACGTTTCGGGATATTCAA GAGAAAAAAATGGATCTGTATAGAACAATTGTCAAAATAGATCAAGATGGTAAAACTGATGCTATCCAG GACTGTGCTAATCAGATACAGGCAGATCTCGAGGGGCTAGTAAAAATTTTGAATGAACGCTGCAAAACTTATGGGTTACGGGCCAAACCAACTACTCTGCTTGAGCTTCCATTTG GTTGGCAACCTGGCATTCAAGAGGGGGCAGCAGACTGGGATGGAGAGTGGGATAAATTTGACAATGAAG AATTCACCTTTGTGAAAGAGCTCACCCTTGAAGTACAAAATGTCATTGCCCCTCCTAAACCAAAATCTTCACTGGTTCGGGAAAAAGCATCTTCTTTGAATGACCATGCTGCTGGAAAATCATCTGCTGATGCCAGCACTGATGCAAAGTCAGATAAGTTGCCAAGCCCTGTAAGAGACAGAGCAATGAGTGATGGGGAGACTGCCCATACAGCTAGAAGTTCAACTAAAAATCCAACCAGGAGTAATGCAGTTGAAAGTCCGTCAAAAGAATTTGAAGAATCAATTAATAGGAAGGAGACTACTTTTGATGGTTCTCCCCGTGCTGCCCAAAG TGAACAATGGGGAGCTGAATCTGCGTTCTCTGGGGACAAAAGTTTTGATGAATCTGGTTGGGGTACATTTGATACAGACCATGATGCAAATGCTGTGTGGGACATCAGTTCTGCTGCTAAG GATTCTCGTGATGAGAAGCACAAGGAAACttctctttttgatgatgacgaCTGGGACCTAAGGCCTATCAAAACAGGCTCCACAAATTCCAGCAACTCGCTCCCAAAACAAGCCCCATTTTTCGATTCTGTTCCTAGCACACCTAGCTACAATACTGGGTTCAGTTATTCAGAGAACCAGTTTCCAAAGCAAAGCCCATTCTTTGATTCTGTTCCAAGCACACCAAGTTACAACTCTGGATTCCCACAGGGAGACAACTTATTCTCTAGGCAAAGTCCCTTCTTTGATTCTGTTCCCAGCACACCAGCCTATAACGCAGGTGGCTCCCCAGTTGCTGATAACATGTTCCAGAAAAAGAGTCCATTTGCCTTTGCGGACTCGGTTCCAAGCACACCTATGTCTGAAGAGCACTTGAACAGCTTTTCCAGATATGATTCCTTCAACATGCACGATGGTGGCCTCTTTGGTAGTCgtgagttttcaagatttgattcCATGCGCAGCACCAGAGACTCTGAATATGATAGTGGTTCATTCCAGCAGCGTGACTCCTTTGCTAGATTTGATTCATTCCGCAGCACAGCAGACTCTGATTATAATTTTGGAGCCTTTCCAGCTCGCGAGTCACTATCAAGGTTTGATTCCATCCGCAGCACCAAGGGCACAGATTATGGTCATGGTTTCCCATCTTTTGATGATACGGGTCCATTTGGGTCTCATGAACCATTTAACACATCAGCGGAGAGTCAGACTCCAAAGAGAGATTCTGATAATTGGAAAGCGTTTTAA
- the LOC107858482 gene encoding epidermal growth factor receptor substrate 15-like 1 isoform X2: MAAQSQNMDQFEAYFRRADLDQDGRISGAEAVAFLNDSNLPQPVLAQIWTYADQSRTGFLSRQEFYNALKLVTVAQKRELTPEIVKAALFTPASAKIPAPQINLVAIPGPQPTYKVSSVVPLVSGATSTEAQTFGVRSQQGLPAQQSYMRPPTPSNPEPGFQSQPNVSGQGTLVGSTITASCPPSSTDFLPGQNGVSQTGARVQAHNASISSRSEDAFGHAVLTPSAQQTHQATMPSNPSPGFQSQPNISGQGTLVGSTITASHPPSSTDLLAGQNGVSQAGASIQAPNASISSRSQDAFGHAVLTPSAQQTQQATTSSVQPDLSKSNDATLSHGNMPDAKVPKSVSVTGNEFPSDSLFGDVFSVALVQPKQSSAPTISSSSNLAVSSATDRASAGSIPPVKANSVNSQTTLPQQPVHQHQHAHFNVRPNQQVSVQSSAANPSAARNSLPGQSQLPWPRITQSDYQKYSKVFMAVDTDRDGKITGAEARSLFLSWKLPREVLKQVWDLSDQDNDSMLSLREFCIALYLMERHREGCSLPSVLPANLIFGESLLHASGEPAGSHGATSWRDTPGFQQTQGQSGARQAAFGVPRRPPRPVPIPQPEEAVQPSKQKPTVPVLEKHLIDQLSTEEQDSLNTKFQEATDAEKKVMELEKEILDAKEKTQFYHAKMQEIEKKMDLYRTIVKIDQDGKTDAIQDCANQIQADLEGLVKILNERCKTYGLRAKPTTLLELPFGWQPGIQEGAADWDGEWDKFDNEEFTFVKELTLEVQNVIAPPKPKSSLVREKASSLNDHAAGKSSADASTDAKSDKLPSPVRDRAMSDGETAHTARSSTKNPTRSNAVESPSKEFEESINRKETTFDGSPRAAQSEQWGAESAFSGDKSFDESGWGTFDTDHDANAVWDISSAAKDSRDEKHKETSLFDDDDWDLRPIKTGSTNSSNSLPKQAPFFDSVPSTPSYNTGFSYSENQFPKQSPFFDSVPSTPSYNSGFPQGDNLFSRQSPFFDSVPSTPAYNAGGSPVADNMFQKKSPFAFADSVPSTPMSEEHLNSFSRYDSFNMHDGGLFGSREFSRFDSMRSTRDSEYDSGSFQQRDSFARFDSFRSTADSDYNFGAFPARESLSRFDSIRSTKGTDYGHGFPSFDDTGPFGSHEPFNTSAESQTPKRDSDNWKAF; encoded by the exons ATGGCTGCACAGAGTCAGAATATGGATCAATTCGAGGCCTATTTTCGACGTGCTGATTTGGATCAGGATGGTCGGATCAGTGGCGCCGAGGCCGTTGCCTTTCTCAATGACTCTAATTTGCCCCAACCAGTCCTCGCTCAG ATATGGACATATGCTGACCAAAGTCGTACCGGCTTCCTTAGTCGCCAAGAATTTTATAATGCTCTCAAGCTTGTTACGGTGGCACAAAAACGAGAGTTGACTCCAGAAATAGTGAAGGCTGCGCTATTCACGCCAGCTTCAGCCAAAATTCCTGCTCCCCAAATAAACCTTGTAGCCATACCAGGTCCTCAACCAACTTATAAGGTTAGTTCCGTAGTTCCTCTAGTTAGTGGTGCTACTTCAACAGAAGCTCAAACTTTTGGCGTTAGGAGTCAACAAGGCTTACCAGCTCAGCAAAGTTACATGAGGCCTCCTACGCCCTCAAATCCTGAGCCTGGTTTCCAATCTCAACCAAATGTTTCTGGTCAAGGAACGCTAGTTGGAAGTACAATTACAGCTTCTTGCCCTCCCAGTTCCACTGATTTTCTTCCTGGTCAGAATGGTGTCTCACAAACAGGTGCCAGAGTCCAAGCTCATAATGCAAGTATCAGTTCTAGAAGCGAGGATGCATTTGGTcatgcggtattgacaccttctGCACAACAAACCCACCAAGCAACCATGCCCTCAAATCCTAGCCCTGGTTTCCAATCTCAACCAAATATTTCTGGTCAAGGAACACTAGTTGGAAGTACAATTACAGCTTCTCACCCTCCCAGTTCCACTGATTTACTTGCTGGTCAGAATGGGGTCTCACAAGCAGGTGCCAGTATTCAAGCTCCTAATGCAAGTATCAGTTCTAGAAGTCAGGATGCATTTGGTCATGCTGTATTGACACCTTCTGCACAACAAACCCAACAAGCAACCACGTCATCAGTGCAACCAGATCTATCAAAATCAAATGATGCAACTTTGTCGCATGGTAACATGCCTGATGCCAAGGTTCCTAAATCTGTTTCAGTCACAGGAAATGAATTTCCATCAGATTCACTCTTTGGAGATGTCTTTTCAGTTGCATTAGTTCAACCAAAGCAAAGCTCAGCACCAACTATATCTTCATCTAGCAACTTAGCAGTTTCATCAGCCACAGATCGAGCATCTGCAGGCTCCATACCTCCTGTAAAGGCTAACTCAGTTAATTCACAAACTACACTTCCTCAGCAGCCTGTACACCAGCATCAGCATGCTCATTTTAATGTGAGACCGAACCAACAGGTCTCAGTGCAGAGTTCTGCTGCAAATCCTAGTGCAGCTAGAAATTCTCTGCCTGGCCAGTCTCAGCTTCCGTGGCCAAGGATTACGCAATCGGACTATCAGAAGTACAGCAAAGTATTTATGGCAGTGGACACAGACAGGGATGGAAAAATTACTGGGGCAGAGGCACGGAGCTTGTTTTTAAGTTGGAAGCTGCCCCGAG AGGTCTTAAAACAGGTGTGGGATTTATCAGATCAAGATAATGACAGCATGCTTTCTTTGAGAGAATTCTGCATTGCACTTTACCTGATGGAACGACACAGGGAAGGCTGCTCTCTTCCTTCAGTTCTTCCAGCTAATCTTATCTTTGGCGAGTCACTATTGCATGCTTCGGGTGAGCCTGCAGGATCACATGGTGCGACATCTTGGAGAGACACACCAg GTTTCCAGCAAACACAAGGGCAAAGTGGTGCACGACAAGCAGCTTTTGGTGTTCCAAGGAGGCCTCCACGTCCAGTGCCCATTCCCCAGCCTGAAGAAGCTGTACAGCCTAGTAAACAGAAGCCTACAGTTCCAGTATTGGAGAAGCATCTGATTGACCAACTTAGCACAGAGGAGCAGGATTCCTTGAACACAAAGTTCCAGGAAGCAACTGATGCAGAGAAGAAG GTCATGGAGCTAGAGAAGGAAATTTTAGATGCCAAAGAAAAAACTCAGTTCTACCATGCAAAGATGCAAGAAATA GAGAAAAAAATGGATCTGTATAGAACAATTGTCAAAATAGATCAAGATGGTAAAACTGATGCTATCCAG GACTGTGCTAATCAGATACAGGCAGATCTCGAGGGGCTAGTAAAAATTTTGAATGAACGCTGCAAAACTTATGGGTTACGGGCCAAACCAACTACTCTGCTTGAGCTTCCATTTG GTTGGCAACCTGGCATTCAAGAGGGGGCAGCAGACTGGGATGGAGAGTGGGATAAATTTGACAATGAAG AATTCACCTTTGTGAAAGAGCTCACCCTTGAAGTACAAAATGTCATTGCCCCTCCTAAACCAAAATCTTCACTGGTTCGGGAAAAAGCATCTTCTTTGAATGACCATGCTGCTGGAAAATCATCTGCTGATGCCAGCACTGATGCAAAGTCAGATAAGTTGCCAAGCCCTGTAAGAGACAGAGCAATGAGTGATGGGGAGACTGCCCATACAGCTAGAAGTTCAACTAAAAATCCAACCAGGAGTAATGCAGTTGAAAGTCCGTCAAAAGAATTTGAAGAATCAATTAATAGGAAGGAGACTACTTTTGATGGTTCTCCCCGTGCTGCCCAAAG TGAACAATGGGGAGCTGAATCTGCGTTCTCTGGGGACAAAAGTTTTGATGAATCTGGTTGGGGTACATTTGATACAGACCATGATGCAAATGCTGTGTGGGACATCAGTTCTGCTGCTAAG GATTCTCGTGATGAGAAGCACAAGGAAACttctctttttgatgatgacgaCTGGGACCTAAGGCCTATCAAAACAGGCTCCACAAATTCCAGCAACTCGCTCCCAAAACAAGCCCCATTTTTCGATTCTGTTCCTAGCACACCTAGCTACAATACTGGGTTCAGTTATTCAGAGAACCAGTTTCCAAAGCAAAGCCCATTCTTTGATTCTGTTCCAAGCACACCAAGTTACAACTCTGGATTCCCACAGGGAGACAACTTATTCTCTAGGCAAAGTCCCTTCTTTGATTCTGTTCCCAGCACACCAGCCTATAACGCAGGTGGCTCCCCAGTTGCTGATAACATGTTCCAGAAAAAGAGTCCATTTGCCTTTGCGGACTCGGTTCCAAGCACACCTATGTCTGAAGAGCACTTGAACAGCTTTTCCAGATATGATTCCTTCAACATGCACGATGGTGGCCTCTTTGGTAGTCgtgagttttcaagatttgattcCATGCGCAGCACCAGAGACTCTGAATATGATAGTGGTTCATTCCAGCAGCGTGACTCCTTTGCTAGATTTGATTCATTCCGCAGCACAGCAGACTCTGATTATAATTTTGGAGCCTTTCCAGCTCGCGAGTCACTATCAAGGTTTGATTCCATCCGCAGCACCAAGGGCACAGATTATGGTCATGGTTTCCCATCTTTTGATGATACGGGTCCATTTGGGTCTCATGAACCATTTAACACATCAGCGGAGAGTCAGACTCCAAAGAGAGATTCTGATAATTGGAAAGCGTTTTAA
- the LOC124895919 gene encoding craniofacial development protein 2-like, which produces MDGYKFWYSGSVREKNGVGILVDEKLRKQVVEVKRVNDRLLSIKLVIGRSTVNIISAYTPQVGLDREEKKGFWKVLDEVVRGVLSIEKLFIEGDFNGYIRSFLRGYDDVHGGFNF; this is translated from the coding sequence atggatggatataagttttGGTACTCGGGTAGCGTGAGAGAGAAgaatggggtaggtatcttagtagatgaaaaGCTTAGGAAGCAagtggtggaggttaagagggttaATGATAGGTTgttgtctattaagttggtcattggaagGTCTACGGTGAACATTATTAGTGCCTACACTCCACAAGTAGGCTTGGATAGGGAGGAGAAGAAGGGTTTTTGGAAGGTTTTGGATGAGGTAGTGAGAGGCGTTTTGAGCATTGAGAAGTTGTTCATTGAAGGAGATTTCAATGGATATATTAGGTCTTTTTTAAGAGGTTATGATGACGTACATGGCGGTTTTAATTTTTGA